The window AACTTCAGAGGAGTTGCATGAAATTAATCCAAGGGAAGTTAAAAGACaaagttttatatttgatttGATTATATTAGAGGAAAAATCCATGAATTTAGCTAACGCTGCTGTAGAAATATATGGAAGAAACTTTGAACCTGATTTACTACCCAAAGATCCTACTTTCTACACTTTAGCATTTGAGATTTTTGTCCCGTTGATCAATTTACACATGGAACATCTTTCAAATCCGATATTCCATAAATTAGAAACAAGGGGGAAATTTATTGATGGTGTAGGGAAGATATATTTGAAATGGTGTCATGAAGCTCGGCAAATTTATATAGAATATGCTGAAGCAATGGCTACGGTTCatgaaattattaattgggaaaaaaaaaatcatagtAGATTTTCCATTTGGTTGCAAAAAATGGATAATTCACCTGAAATCACCAAatctaaaatatattatgatGTTGTGTTTTTTGGTGGgtttttcaaaagtttACAGAATATTCCCGTTACTTTAAACTCCATTCTGAAAAATACTGACAAGTCCATGGAAGATTATGATTATCTATGTATGGCTATTCAAGAGATCGAGAGATTGAATTCCATAGTTGACAAGGTGCATGGGGAAGCGGTTGATAGAAGGAAAGTTATCAGGTTGTCTAGACAATTGATTATTGGAAATACGCTTGGTTACGCCAATCTTGGTACCACTGCGACTAAAACAATCACCGTATCTGGAACTAGACCATTAGATGCTAATCTGATGGAGGATGATACCGAAGAAAGAAGTGCAAACGATACTTTGGATTTAAGATTGAATGAAAAATCAAGAAGATTAATTCAAGATGGTAtacttttgaaaaaaagagactTGTGGTTGGAACCTTCTCAAGTGcatgtatttttattagacAATTACTTTTTGATTACCGAACCTATCAAGAAAACTTTGGatttgaaatataaattactTGAAAGGCCTATTCCAATTGATTATTTAAGCTTAGAGACCAAACAAATAGATGATGGTAATGGTAGTTTGCCTTCCACACCCATAGCTCCAATTGGTAACTTTAATAGATCGTTTGTGTCTTCTCCAGCGACTAATATTCCACTCATGTCTACCTTACaacataaatttttatcctCATCTACTAACGTTAACGGTAATAGTACTGAAAATGTGAGTACTGTTTCAAGTTCAATAACTTCTAGCTCTGACTATGATCATAATTCAAACAGTCAACAacaatttcattttaaaataagaaaCACAGCTACCAATGAATCTTTTACGTTTACGACTAATAATCAAGCTGAAACAGTTTCTTGGTTGCAGGCTCTATTATCTGTATTAAAGTCTAAAAATGCGGAGAATGGCAAGtctcaaatttttaaattagaATGTCTAAATGATATGTTTGTGTATGAAGATAGAAGTGCACCGACCAATTTGCCAGTTACAACAGATGGTTCAGTTATTGATGCAGCATTAAAGAAGTTTTACCCCAATGGAATAGTGGCGGCTACAGTAAATAGTGAGGGGATTAAGGGAAGCGTCTTGTTTGCTTGTAAATTCACTTATGAAGGCAGAATATTCATTCTATGTGCCATATCTCATGGGATCTATATGACCGAggtgaataaaaaaactagcTGGAAActaattttaaagataaataaaattaaaagtttggttgttaatttaaaatttaacatGTTATTTGTATTGTACGATAGGaagttaatttattttagtgTGCCGAGTATAATGCTTGCGTATTGCAATTCTGTCAAATATTTAACACAGAATCAATTGGTTGGAATATTGATTGCAGATAAAGTGTCATATTTCACCATTGCTGAAAATTTTGAGAATTCAAGACACTTGGTCTATGAAAAAAAGGgcattttatattttatgaCTCCGGAATATGATAGGATTGATAATACAGTGAGGTTTTTCAAGTTGTTTAAGAGTTATAAACTACCAGCAAATACATTATCTTTTCAGGATGATGAAGTAGAGCATTTggttgtttttaataaaagttttatagTTTGTTGCTCTAAAGGCGTCTTCCTATTTAATGAGTCATTTAACGAATCCGGTATTCAGTTACCAACAATTCCGTCACAAGTAACTCATGGTGATAGTACTTATAATTACGATGGGAGTCACCATGGCGTTTCACTGGATGGCAATTCTGTAGCAACCAGTAGCCATAGCGGTATCTCTTCATCCTCTTCCAGTTCTTCATCGGTATCGGTTGATAGTTCAAAATCGAAGGAGAAAATGCTAAAATTTGTTAGAAACgatattttgaataataaaacaaagcCAAAGGGGTGTTTTAAGTTGAGTACAACAGGTGAGTATGTAGTAATATATGATGAAGCCGTTATTAAAATGAACAAACATGGTGTGGTTACAGATTGGAGATCAGATATATTAGTGTTAGATTTTTACTGTCACAATTGTTCAATGAATAACgagtttttaattttatgtGGTGAAAATTTGATACAAATATATGATTTTAGTGGTGATAATATTAGAACCACCAATTTGAATAGACTCACACCGGTTCAAATCATCAAGGGTAAGAGAATTAAGTTAGTAAGCAGTGGAAATATCGATGACACAATTATAAGTTTAAGTCACCCCATGATTTTGGGTAGGCAATTGGTAATTGCATTTCATAACTAGATGGATGGAAcacattttttgttaacaATGGTTATAATACTTTGTATACTTTCTTTGGTGCACAAATAATATGTGCTTAGAACCTTTGCTATTGAGGCTATAAagaaagacaaaaaaaaaaaaaaaaaaaaaaaaaaagaaatgctTTATCAGACGTTGGCGTGTTAATTATCAAATTCTGTAAGTTATGTGCTTCTGGACTAGAGAGTGacgtattttttttttttcgttgcttttttttttttttttttttttttttttttttttttttttttttgtgaaaaGTGTAtgataaacttttttgaatgcaactttttattttttttttttttttttttttttaaatacatatatatatatatgcagTGACATCAACAATGTTATAAGTAGAACTAAAGACAATAAGAAATTATACTAATTGAACATGCATTTGCGATcgaataaaaatgttatgAACATTGATACATTGACatattatttactttaTATACcgatttttaaatattatggCATAATAACAATTGCATTAAATCTAGGAATCATACTCATATATGGCATTGACtttcattttaatttatccaTCATAATATCCATTTTAGTCATAAGTATAACCCAAGCCATTATTAAAGTAAATCAGTggtgcaaaaaaaataatggtgGTAAAAATGAATGGATACCATTAAGTAAACGTGAAAATGTCTCAATTAATGTTGTAGTAACGGGAGGAGGTAATGGGTTAGGCCTAAAAATAGTTGAAAGTTTGATATCAAGAtatagtaacaataaaactATTAGCAAcctaaataatttaaaaatgagCATTATTGTAATAGACAAAGAAATACCTGTTGGTATTACGAGTACTAAAAATTTATCGGTTGAAGTACATTATATAAAGcatgattttaaaaatgctCCAAATCAAAacttatataaaaaaatattggaaaaatttgaCAACAGTAACAGCAATAGTATCAAcgttttaattaataacgCTGCTATTAGGTATAAATTTGATGAATTGTACAATATTGAAGATGATATAATTAGAGAAAACTTTCAAGTTAATGTGTTCAGTCCCGTGagtttgataaaaatgttgaaaccaaattatttaattacgATATCTAGCGTTTTAGGACTTATTGCGCCGAGTAATTGCTCGGTATATGCAGCTACAAAATCAGCATTATTGTCATTTCATGATTCATGGATACATGAAAGACGTGAAAGACGTGGATTACTAGTTTTGCCTGGTCAATTGAAGGATACCGATATGTTCAGAAATATTACACCACCGAAACCATTTTTTGCACCATTAGTTGATATTAATCAATTAGTTAATgaaatacttttaaaattagaaatagGTGAGTGTGGTGAATTATGCATGCCGCTCTATGTAAATTTTATGAGCATTTTGAGATGTTTACCTTATTTTATGGTTGAAATATTAAGAAAATTCAGTGGTGTAGATGATtgtaaagaagaaaatttttaaaataagcATGGTGAATTTATGTAATTTTATacatattataaaatagtttttttttggcaattataatttttttttattgactatattttgtaatttttgtaTGAATAGATCCACTTGCAAAATCCCATCTTCGGTGAAGACCTCATTAATCTTAATTTCACCCTTAATTATCTGATTATTTAGTGAGACATTCAATTTGTATTCTGGTGAATAGTTTGATAAAGTTGTTTGGACTTCAATTTTATCTTGTGGTTTTTTATTAGCATGTGCAACATAGACTTTATTCTGATCTATATATTTGGTAAACCACCAATAGATTATAGATAATATAGAGTAAGCGATTACCAATACTGTTTGGTATGATAACGTCTCCTGAAATTTAAACTTCTTatctaaataaaaacttgcACCAGCGATTGTAACCATAATTACACCCATAAATAACTTTATATCTTGATTGATATAAAGTTGTTTATAATGGAACTGTTCATTGAAAATTTCTTGTAAAGTGTTGTCTAATAATTCCTTAACTTCTGCTGAAGaattaacattattaaCTTTCTTTATAGTTGAAGAAGACGAggtcatttcttttttttttttccttcttttttgtttgtaagAATTATACTATGATTATAAATGATatagtttttcttttaattttagtttgcattagaaatataaacaaGTTAACATTAAAAGTGTTTTTACAAACattgttaaattttatttacacttttttttttcgttaaaataaataacatttttatttctaaagGAATATCCGGACAGTGAGAATTATTATGGATTAGCGCATTTTCGggattcctttttttttcaaaaattacaaatgGCATGCCGCCACTCACCACGCCTCACGTTTAAATTAccattaattattattattatttctttctttctttctttttcttttctttggaACTTTAAGAAATCTAAGTTAATAAAGGggaaattaattaaataaataaataaataaataaaaagctgctctctctctctttaTCAATTAACTTTTACAATTAATACAATTTATctcagtttttttttttttttttttttttttttttgataatcaaataactataattgtaaataattaaacaaaatcatACAATTAAAACTCAcatcattaaaaaagaaaaacgaACTTTGACTACTATTTGGTTCGGTTCCTAGTACTTTATTAAGACAGCCAGTAGGAAGCAGACAaacatacaaaaaaaaaaaaaaaaaagaaggagacatcactattttatttctatttgttattatcctttttttaaaaataactaatTCACTTTTCCTATTTCCTTTCCCCCACCTTCTCACATTTTATAGGTAACTactataaaatattaacaatcGATCTTTATCActcaaatatatttatttatatttgcaCTTGACCCTTTAATGGAGACagattttcaaaattcaaTATTACTACTGACtcctaataataaaaacaataccaTGGCCGATAAGACTAAATTTAATTCCAATGCGCAAAGTTTTAGCCCCAAAATaggaataaataataatagcaatggGAATATGAATAATCTTGATACTAGTCTTAATGGTATTGGGAAATCAAGCGTTTCTAATAACAACCAAAATACCTTAAAGAAgcaaaaaaagtttttggaTGATAGCTAtagcaaaaacaaaagtatGCATcatagaaataataataaaccgtacaaaaataatgaacCGCTTTACcatagaaataataataataataatagaggTAAGAagaatagaaaaaataacaccGTTATTCCTATTACATCTTCTGTTCCTAATGAAGTAGCTTTACCGGATTTTGAACAAACTTTACAAGACGAGTTGTTAAATGGACATTTCAAACCTCGTGGTAGGAAAACTCAGATATCtataaatcatttattaGATTTTCAATTCTCTGATATcgataaaaaaacacatCAGTATCAACAGCAGAATCACCACCGATGCCATGGGAACGACAGGTTTAATACTCCCTTCAAGGAACGATTGCATTTGCATGGTgaatcttttattaatgcAACTTGCAAGTTTATTGTCAATGATAACTACACCTATGAAGACCAGTTCAATGATCCCAATTTACCCATTCCAAGAGAAAAGATATTTAGAGTTGTTACtactttaaataaacaagcGTGTCCCATCTGTTTATCTGATGATATTGTCGCACCAAGAATGGTTTCTTGTGGCCACATattttgctgttgttgtttgtaTCAATTCTTCAAGCAAGAtttagaaaacaaaaataaaactacaCAGAGTAACAACTCTGATGTGTTGCGAAACAAGCACACCCGTAAATACTACGAATGTCCCATCTGTTCCTCAATTATAAAAAGACATACTGTTTTGCCCGTTTTATCTAACAATTCATTAATAACACATAAAGATTTATCGTCATTGTCTTCTATTAATGCCACCACTCTGCCTACTGTTAAAGTTAATGATACTGTGAATTTTCAGCTAATGTGTAGACCACACGGCTCGGTAATGGCCTTGCCCGttatttttggtattgATCCGGAGCGTTGTACTTATCCACCAAGCATCAATACGCCATTAATTATCGAATATACCcgtatttttaaatcctCTATAAGCGACCAAATTGAATTCTACAAACAAGATATAAAAGATATCAGGGCGCAAGCTGAATTGGATAGGTTGATGTATGGTGATAAGGGGATAATTGCCAAATTGGTAGAAGATGAAATAAACgatgaaattgaaaaattaatggtTGAAATTATGAACACAGATAATAAACAGCAGTTTGATGTAAATGCCactgatgatgataataataataataataataataataatacaaaggCTATTGATTTGAAAAGTATTTACAATGACTCTAAtgcttatttttattatgaatatattgaCCCAAGCAATAAccaaagattttttttatctgcCCTAGatataaaacttttacGAACCACGTATCAGTCTTATTTCAAATTCCCTGTAGTTTTaggtttaaaaatagaaaatatcCATACTGATCATGTTGTAACTGAATCTGGTGTTAGAAAATATAGATTTTTCAGTCATTTACCATTAGGTACTGAGTTTAATTTAGTAGATATAGACTGGAggaaattaattatatcaGATAgcgataataatgatggcTCAGATTTAATTATTCCTCAAAATGTCTATGAATCTTTTGCTAATGAATTACGTTTAAGAAGGTCAAATacttgtaaaaaaaaaattagagaagacaaggaaaaaaagcTCTATGAAAGGCAATTAGAACAAAAGCATCTggaattttatcaaaaggAGAATGGCATTAAAGCAGGCAGGGATTCAACAATATATCCTAGTAGTACTATTTCTGGATATAGTTTACCTGATTTAGAACATGTGACGGATACTTCTACAAGACCAAACGGAAATGGAAACGAAGACGctttgattaaaaatagcGGTCTAGTTAAGAAGACTATATGGGGCACTGTTATCCCAATCTCAGAGGAAGAAGTCAATAAGGATAAAGAATCTTTGGAAGACTGGGTATCCCCAGAAGTTTTagaagaattgaaaaaattaaaaataaacaattcaaatataaaaacagaAAGCGacagtaataatgataagggaaataaaaacaataataacaagaaaaaaaagaagaagaaattgaCACTTTTTTCTAACTCTTCCCGAgctaatttttaattagaGATTTTTATCATGTATCTGGAATCTCTGAATTAATAACGTATTATCACTGATATAtatgatatatttttttttttttatttgactaattaaataatgacATATGCGAAGTTACCCATAAActgtatattattatcaatttttttttatttatttatttctataaggttagtattattaataatggtgaTCGGTATCACTTGTTAAAGTTATTCTAATGTTAAATCTATAGCCCAACACCAATAGTAATTCCGTatcaaatgataataaatgctatccatttttttcaaaacattttttcattttcttattttacccgaattcaaaatttattattccatgacatttttaaaacaacaacaaaaaaaaaaaattttaaatatatttttttttttttttttttttttgtttattaaacaGAAGCCTtagataaaatacaaattaaaacaagaaagacaaacaaaaataaaaaaataaaagatttacatcaataaaaagagTTAAATAACagataaattaataaacatGAGGTATGTTTTTGTCAATTCACTTTTTATCATcaaaatgatttattagTTAGCCTCTTTCTTCAAGGCagtatgattttttttggagACTGTCCCCGCTGAATTTTATGAAAGGACTAAAGTTTTCTTTAAGGGATAACGGAGCAgtaaatgttttttattctaaataataaaagcaaaTGGCTAAATTAGCATACGATTATTTTGCattgaatattataactGATAACTCCTAATTGCACAAATCTTTAAAGTTAAAGTTTTCTtcaataaacaaaaaaaaaaaaaaatacatatttaatatttatttgagtGTACTaactgttttatttttttttgttgttggaAACggtacaaaaaaaaaaaaaaaaaaaaaaaaaaaaaaattaaaaaatgaactATATTTACACAAACATATGTCTACATGTATATAGTCGTTATGAATTGATATATTAAagttcaattttttttttttcatttttttttttttcactttttttttttttttttttttttaactcgtttttgatatttatcgtgatttttatttgaaatagTGGAAAATTTGTTCGCGCTTCAAAATATAGACATGTTTTTGGTCAACCAGTTAAAAAGGAATTGCAATATGAGAATGTAAAGGTTACTAATAATGCTTGGGACTCAAACATTATTCAGACCAATGGCAAATATTTATCGGTTAATTGGAACTCTTCTGGAGGTGGTGCATTTGCTATCATCCCAGTTGGTGAAGTTGGTAAGGCACCCGATCAAGTACCATTGTTTAGAGGGCATAAAGCACAAGTTTTAGATACCGCATTTGACCCATTTGATGACCAAATTGTTGTTAGTTCTAGTGACGATGGAAAAATTGGTGTTTGGAAAATCCCAGACgattattcttttattaatccCAAGTTTTCCGAGGATAAAGATGGTGAGAAGTACGTTGCTGATGTTTCCGAACcaatcaaatttttaactGGACATTCCAGAAAAGTTGGTCATGTTATTTTCCATCCAACTGCGCAGCACGTTTTAGCTTCATCTAGCATGGATTATACTGTCAGAATATGGAATATTGAGACTGGTAAGGatgaaattattttaaaacatccAGATATGGTTACTTCTATGAGTTTTAGTTATAATGGTAAATATTTAGCAACAGTGGCTAAAGATAAGAAATTACGAGTCTGGGATGtcagaaataataaaattgtcaGTGAGGGGAAAGCGCACGACAGCCCAAAAAATCAAAGAGTTGTTTGGTTGGGTGCTGATGATAGATTAGCTACTACCGGGTTTTCGCGTTTAAGTGATCGTCAGATTGGTATTTGGGACGCTTTCAATTTAGAAAAGGGCGATTTAGGTGGGTTTTATACTGTCGATCAAAGCGCTGGGATTTTAATGCCATTTTATGatgatagtaataaaattttgtatttgGCGGGCAAAGGTGATGGTAACATTCgttattttgaatttaacAACGACGAGCTCTTTGAGTTATCCGAATATAGTTCGACCCAACCACAAAGAGGATTTTGTATGGCTCCAAAAAGAACAGTCAACGTTCACGAAAACGAAATTATGAAAGCTTATAAAACTGTTAATGACCTGTGCATTGAAccaatttcttttatttgtcCAAGAAGGTCTGAAGTTTTCCAAGATGATATTTATCCAAATGCAGCCAGTGACCAACCTGCTTTGACTGCAGAAGAATGGTTTTCTGGTAAAGATGTTGATGGGCCAATCTTGTTTGATTTCAAATCCGTTTATGATAATACGAAGCCAACTTTAGTTGCTTACAGTACTAAGAATattaagaaagaaaaggagCAAGAACCAGAAGAACCACATAAACaagttgaaactccaaaGGCTGCTGaagttaaaaaagttatcgAAGAAAAGCCAACACCAGTTGTCATGCCggcaataaataataagagtaatattgatgatgttttgaaaaaggatAATGGTGTTCCCAAGTTGTTGCAAAAAGCTGTTAGTTTAGACGCCGTTAATGGTGCTGAAAACCCAGAAAGTGATGAATCTAAGGACGTTAAAGATGAAGAATGGGAAGAAGTTAAGAAACCAGTTGAGACTTCCAATAAAAGCAATGTTTCTGGTAGATCTAGTTCTgcatcaaaaacaaaacaagaCGATAATCAACCTGGTACTATTGCGGCCACAAAAGTCATAGAAGCTCCTAAAAAATCGAATGCATCAACAACTGTTAGTAGTTCAAATATTGTTAGTACTCCAAAAGCTACAAATGAAACACCTACTACTGCCACTACAAGTAGCACCAGTAAATCAATGGGATTAAAACAATCTGTAGATAAGTTGTCAAGTCTAGTTCTACATTTGGAGTCTA is drawn from Saccharomycodes ludwigii strain NBRC 1722 chromosome V, whole genome shotgun sequence and contains these coding sequences:
- the TUS1 gene encoding Rho family guanine nucleotide exchange factor TUS1 (similar to Saccharomyces cerevisiae YLR425W | TUS1 | TOR Unique function Suppressor); protein product: MITDKNMSVRSSSSNPYLKHSFNHNNNETHNNNGEDSIFKLPQLPPLGKTPIELIKSLKNHKTRSIESLGSSHSILNENDKIYNLPPVPPPKDYDYAELAKKSKFGSKKHHSSHSVSHSQHHSGHVRPLPLRIPSDTFATYTNSHTNPHPDNEICKNKENIHSPFSSPSSSSSSSSTARDYISPFIGESSMPSLKSQRQTTTASRHHFEQYNSPFVNDDSLYDSIVLPPRNEKNSISDSPSFSSPPSSSSSSSSPPAPPAPSSSRVSSSKDIEIMETEELVDFVNNVLPPWSQQSHNLVHNNESNVITPTSTVFRIQSNDFKQMNSSTTNASSSNGTIRSNNTLKRLNYDSNNNMRYPSSNYTFSTGSQKTITTGGSRGNALLSDYNTTTNTNINNRNSHLRLNSFNSVLGAKPLQEVPSVNMPTQPFSIDLIDDLKLYQCKSIYNLSDIYEWLLKIYFEWFNEYIFYKFDFFQLVQLLLEFQLPTFHDQDVLDSNVDRIIESLILQEAIRFEDQLQQEENSNGDEITIVVAGLNISGVFTGLLPCYSCNHGQKDNNTAYKYACYSNTCQLFLKERESSLKHNNSVGNSNSQNRKGNAKLSNRTIGIWSDYWHLTSEELHEINPREVKRQSFIFDLIILEEKSMNLANAAVEIYGRNFEPDLLPKDPTFYTLAFEIFVPLINLHMEHLSNPIFHKLETRGKFIDGVGKIYLKWCHEARQIYIEYAEAMATVHEIINWEKKNHSRFSIWLQKMDNSPEITKSKIYYDVVFFGGFFKSLQNIPVTLNSILKNTDKSMEDYDYLCMAIQEIERLNSIVDKVHGEAVDRRKVIRLSRQLIIGNTLGYANLGTTATKTITVSGTRPLDANLMEDDTEERSANDTLDLRLNEKSRRLIQDGILLKKRDLWLEPSQVHVFLLDNYFLITEPIKKTLDLKYKLLERPIPIDYLSLETKQIDDGNGSLPSTPIAPIGNFNRSFVSSPATNIPLMSTLQHKFLSSSTNVNGNSTENVSTVSSSITSSSDYDHNSNSQQQFHFKIRNTATNESFTFTTNNQAETVSWLQALLSVLKSKNAENGKSQIFKLECLNDMFVYEDRSAPTNLPVTTDGSVIDAALKKFYPNGIVAATVNSEGIKGSVLFACKFTYEGRIFILCAISHGIYMTEVNKKTSWKLILKINKIKSLVVNLKFNMLFVLYDRKLIYFSVPSIMLAYCNSVKYLTQNQLVGILIADKVSYFTIAENFENSRHLVYEKKGILYFMTPEYDRIDNTVRFFKLFKSYKLPANTLSFQDDEVEHLVVFNKSFIVCCSKGVFLFNESFNESGIQLPTIPSQVTHGDSTYNYDGSHHGVSLDGNSVATSSHSGISSSSSSSSSVSVDSSKSKEKMLKFVRNDILNNKTKPKGCFKLSTTGEYVVIYDEAVIKMNKHGVVTDWRSDILVLDFYCHNCSMNNEFLILCGENLIQIYDFSGDNIRTTNLNRLTPVQIIKGKRIKLVSSGNIDDTIISLSHPMILGRQLVIAFHN
- the TDA5 gene encoding Tda5p (similar to Saccharomyces cerevisiae YLR426W | TDA5 | Topoisomerase I Damage Affected), whose amino-acid sequence is MHLRSNKNVMNIDTLTYYLLYIPIFKYYGIITIALNLGIILIYGIDFHFNLSIIISILVISITQAIIKVNQWCKKNNGGKNEWIPLSKRENVSINVVVTGGGNGLGLKIVESLISRYSNNKTISNLNNLKMSIIVIDKEIPVGITSTKNLSVEVHYIKHDFKNAPNQNLYKKILEKFDNSNSNSINVLINNAAIRYKFDELYNIEDDIIRENFQVNVFSPVSLIKMLKPNYLITISSVLGLIAPSNCSVYAATKSALLSFHDSWIHERRERRGLLVLPGQLKDTDMFRNITPPKPFFAPLVDINQLVNEILLKLEIGECGELCMPLYVNFMSILRCLPYFMVEILRKFSGVDDCKEENF
- the MAG2 gene encoding RING-type E3 ubiquitin transferase MAG2 (similar to Saccharomyces cerevisiae YLR427W | MAG2 | cytoplasmic protein of unknown function), giving the protein METDFQNSILLLTPNNKNNTMADKTKFNSNAQSFSPKIGINNNSNGNMNNLDTSLNGIGKSSVSNNNQNTLKKQKKFLDDSYSKNKSMHHRNNNKPYKNNEPLYHRNNNNNNRGKKNRKNNTVIPITSSVPNEVALPDFEQTLQDELLNGHFKPRGRKTQISINHLLDFQFSDIDKKTHQYQQQNHHRCHGNDRFNTPFKERLHLHGESFINATCKFIVNDNYTYEDQFNDPNLPIPREKIFRVVTTLNKQACPICLSDDIVAPRMVSCGHIFCCCCLYQFFKQDLENKNKTTQSNNSDVLRNKHTRKYYECPICSSIIKRHTVLPVLSNNSLITHKDLSSLSSINATTLPTVKVNDTVNFQLMCRPHGSVMALPVIFGIDPERCTYPPSINTPLIIEYTRIFKSSISDQIEFYKQDIKDIRAQAELDRLMYGDKGIIAKLVEDEINDEIEKLMVEIMNTDNKQQFDVNATDDDNNNNNNNNNTKAIDLKSIYNDSNAYFYYEYIDPSNNQRFFLSALDIKLLRTTYQSYFKFPVVLGLKIENIHTDHVVTESGVRKYRFFSHLPLGTEFNLVDIDWRKLIISDSDNNDGSDLIIPQNVYESFANELRLRRSNTCKKKIREDKEKKLYERQLEQKHLEFYQKENGIKAGRDSTIYPSSTISGYSLPDLEHVTDTSTRPNGNGNEDALIKNSGLVKKTIWGTVIPISEEEVNKDKESLEDWVSPEVLEELKKLKINNSNIKTESDSNNDKGNKNNNNKKKKKKKLTLFSNSSRANF
- the SPC2 gene encoding signal peptidase complex subunit SPC2 (similar to Saccharomyces cerevisiae YML055W | SPC2 | Signal Peptidase Complex); the encoded protein is MTSSSSTIKKVNNVNSSAEVKELLDNTLQEIFNEQFHYKQLYINQDIKLFMGVIMVTIAGASFYLDKKFKFQETLSYQTVLVIAYSILSIIYWWFTKYIDQNKVYVAHANKKPQDKIEVQTTLSNYSPEYKLNVSLNNQIIKGEIKINEVFTEDGILQVDLFIQKLQNIVNKKKL
- the CRN1 gene encoding coronin (similar to Saccharomyces cerevisiae YLR429W | CRN1 | CoRoNin), with product MDYTVRIWNIETGKDEIILKHPDMVTSMSFSYNGKYLATVAKDKKLRVWDVRNNKIVSEGKAHDSPKNQRVVWLGADDRLATTGFSRLSDRQIGIWDAFNLEKGDLGGFYTVDQSAGILMPFYDDSNKILYLAGKGDGNIRYFEFNNDELFELSEYSSTQPQRGFCMAPKRTVNVHENEIMKAYKTVNDLCIEPISFICPRRSEVFQDDIYPNAASDQPALTAEEWFSGKDVDGPILFDFKSVYDNTKPTLVAYSTKNIKKEKEQEPEEPHKQVETPKAAEVKKVIEEKPTPVVMPAINNKSNIDDVLKKDNGVPKLLQKAVSLDAVNGAENPESDESKDVKDEEWEEVKKPVETSNKSNVSGRSSSASKTKQDDNQPGTIAATKVIEAPKKSNASTTVSSSNIVSTPKATNETPTTATTSSTSKSMGLKQSVDKLSSLVLHLESIIEGLTKSNLEKDDRLKALEDKVNELLDKK